The Xanthomonas indica sequence CCGAAGCTGGCCTGGCGCATGCTCTTGACCAGCATGTTGGCGAACTGCCCTTCGAGCTGGCGCGAGACCTTGTCGATCTTGGCCGGATCGTTCTGGGTAGAGGCGTGCAGGTCGAAGGGAGCGGCCGAGATACGCATGTCAGATCACCTCCAGCTCCGCGCTCAGGGCACCCGCCTGCTTGAGCGCTTCCAGAATCGCGATCAGGTCGCCAGGCGCGGCGCCGACCTCGTTGACCGCCCGAACGATCTGATCCAGCGAGGTGCCGCCCTCGAACTTGAACATGCGGCTGCCTTCGTTGGTGGCGGTGATGGTGGACTTGGGCGTGGCCACGGTCTGGCCGCCGCTCAGGGCATTCGGCTGGCTGACCTGGGTGCCTTCGCTGATGGTCACCGTCAGCGAGCCGTGCGAGATCGCCGCCGGGCTGACCCGGACCTGCGAGCCGATCACCACCGTGCCGGTGCGGGCATTGACCACCACCTTGGCCGGCGCCGCGCCCGGCGACAGCTCGACGTTCTCGATGCGTGCCAGCAGACCGATGCGTGCGCTCTGGTCGGTGGGCGAACGCACCGCCACGGTGGAACCGTCCACCGCGTGCGCGCTGCCCGGGCCGAAGGTGCTTTCCAGCGCCGAGACCATGCGCGAGACGGTGGTGAAATCGGGCTGGTGCAGGTTCAGGGTGATCTCGCCGGTATTGCCGAACACGTCCGGCAGCGCACGTTCCACCGTCGCACCGTTGGGGATCAGGCCGACGCTGGGCACGTTCACCGAGATCCGCGAACC is a genomic window containing:
- a CDS encoding flagellar basal body P-ring protein FlgI, with product MNLLSLPCRLLAAVALCAGLAAPAAAERIKDLAQVGGVRNNALVGYGLVVGLDGSGDRTSQAPFTVQSLKNMLGELGVNVPSNVNPQLKNVAAVAISAQLPAFAKPGQTIDITVSSIGNAISLRGGTLLMAPLKGADGQVYAVAQGNLVVGGFGAQGKDGSRISVNVPSVGLIPNGATVERALPDVFGNTGEITLNLHQPDFTTVSRMVSALESTFGPGSAHAVDGSTVAVRSPTDQSARIGLLARIENVELSPGAAPAKVVVNARTGTVVIGSQVRVSPAAISHGSLTVTISEGTQVSQPNALSGGQTVATPKSTITATNEGSRMFKFEGGTSLDQIVRAVNEVGAAPGDLIAILEALKQAGALSAELEVI